A single region of the Phycisphaerae bacterium RAS1 genome encodes:
- the iscS_1 gene encoding Cysteine desulfurase encodes MPDLIYLDYNASTPPAPPVSDAMQPYLAGHYGNPHTSHWAGKPAHAAIQRARGQVAAAIGCDAGEVCFTGGASEANNWALKGFYFANRQRGDHLIGTQVEHASVKAALQYLERAFGAKVTLVPVDGLGRVNPTDIAAAITPRTLLISVMHANNEVGTIQPIEEIGEIARRRGVAFHCDAAQSLGKIPVRVDDLRVDMLSLAAHKCYGPKGVGALYIRSAAIGPDRPWRLDPLIHGAGQEEGRRSGTENTAWIVGFGAACELLMRDNISDRLREMRDYLWHALRKAFGDRVVLCGHPELRLPNTLNVGFRGVIGAELLDKLDGVAASPGAACHYGDARLSSTLAAMDVDPQFGRGAIRWSVGRSTTPQELDELISRLKAVLS; translated from the coding sequence ATGCCCGACTTGATTTACCTCGATTACAACGCCAGCACCCCGCCGGCGCCACCTGTCTCCGACGCGATGCAGCCCTACCTTGCCGGGCACTACGGCAACCCACACACATCGCACTGGGCCGGCAAGCCCGCACACGCCGCGATCCAGCGGGCTCGCGGACAAGTCGCCGCCGCGATCGGCTGCGACGCGGGCGAAGTGTGCTTCACCGGCGGCGCCAGCGAGGCCAACAACTGGGCCCTCAAGGGCTTCTACTTCGCGAACCGGCAGCGCGGCGATCACCTGATCGGCACGCAGGTCGAACACGCCTCGGTAAAGGCCGCCCTGCAATATCTGGAGCGAGCCTTCGGCGCCAAGGTCACGCTCGTGCCCGTCGACGGCCTGGGCCGGGTCAACCCCACCGACATCGCCGCCGCCATCACGCCGCGAACGCTGCTGATCAGCGTCATGCACGCCAACAACGAGGTCGGGACGATTCAGCCGATCGAGGAAATCGGCGAGATCGCGCGGCGGCGTGGCGTGGCGTTTCACTGCGACGCGGCCCAGTCGCTGGGCAAGATTCCGGTTCGCGTCGATGACCTGCGCGTGGACATGCTCAGCCTGGCGGCGCACAAGTGCTACGGCCCCAAGGGGGTCGGCGCGCTCTACATCCGCAGCGCCGCGATCGGCCCGGATCGCCCCTGGCGGCTCGATCCGCTCATCCACGGCGCCGGCCAGGAGGAGGGCCGCCGCAGCGGAACGGAGAACACGGCCTGGATCGTCGGCTTCGGGGCGGCCTGCGAATTGCTCATGCGCGACAACATCTCCGATCGCCTGCGCGAGATGCGGGACTACTTGTGGCATGCCTTGCGCAAGGCCTTCGGCGATCGCGTCGTGCTTTGCGGTCATCCCGAACTGCGTCTGCCGAATACGCTCAACGTTGGGTTCCGCGGCGTCATCGGCGCCGAGCTGCTGGACAAGCTGGACGGCGTCGCGGCCAGCCCGGGCGCCGCGTGTCACTATGGCGACGCACGCCTGTCGTCGACGCTCGCCGCGATGGACGTTGATCCGCAGTTCGGCCGCGGGGCAATCCGCTGGAGCGTCGGCCGCTCGACCACGCCGCAGGAGCTCGACGAATTGATATCGCGCCTGAAGGCCGTGCTCAGCTAG
- the ywrD gene encoding putative gamma-glutamyltransferase YwrD produces the protein MSGASTAILLLIVGVLSVVPARGGDRVTGRFFATRSEVIARHGMACTSHPLATQAALDILKAGGSAADAAIAANACLGLMEPVSCGIGGDLFAIVWDARTGKLSGLNASGRSPYGLSRQHFIDKGLKYIPDFGPLPISVPGCVDGWFELHGRFGKLPMKDVLAPAIRYAREGFPVTELIAYYWAAGARLSEHPGFAATFLPGGQAPAKGEIFKNPMLAETLEKLAAGGRDAFYKGELAERMDAFFQRDEVGCFLRKRDFEEHTSAWVEPVSVNYRGYDVWELPPPGQGIAALQMLNILEGIDLRTMGHNSAAYLHTLVEAKKLVYEDRARYYCDPDFVRTPVAWLLSKEYAAERRKLIDPKRAARVYPAGKLADADTKLRENDTTYLTVADGEGNMISLIQSNYRGFGSGLCPDGLGFCLQDRGALFTLEEGHPNCYEPHKRPFHTIIPGFVTRGGKPWLSFGVMGGDMQPQGHVQVLCNLIDFGMSVQEAGDAARFYHTGSSEPTGQKMSDGGTLSLESGVDPQVMRDLSKMGHRLRDALGAYGGYQAILWDEKNGVYVGASESRKDGQAGGY, from the coding sequence ATGTCCGGCGCTTCAACCGCGATCCTGCTCCTCATCGTTGGCGTTCTGTCCGTTGTTCCGGCCCGCGGGGGCGACCGGGTCACCGGGCGGTTTTTCGCGACGCGCTCCGAGGTGATCGCGCGGCATGGCATGGCCTGCACCAGCCATCCGCTGGCGACGCAGGCGGCGCTGGATATTCTGAAAGCCGGCGGGAGCGCGGCGGATGCCGCCATTGCGGCAAACGCCTGTCTGGGGCTGATGGAGCCCGTGAGCTGTGGGATCGGCGGCGATCTGTTCGCAATCGTGTGGGACGCGCGGACGGGGAAACTGAGCGGGCTGAACGCCAGCGGGCGCTCGCCTTACGGGCTTTCGCGGCAGCACTTCATCGACAAGGGGCTGAAGTACATCCCGGACTTCGGGCCGCTGCCGATTAGCGTGCCCGGGTGCGTCGACGGCTGGTTCGAGCTGCACGGGCGCTTCGGCAAGCTGCCGATGAAAGATGTGCTCGCACCGGCGATTCGCTACGCCCGCGAGGGCTTTCCGGTCACGGAACTGATCGCGTATTACTGGGCCGCCGGTGCGCGGCTGAGCGAGCATCCCGGCTTTGCGGCGACGTTTCTGCCCGGCGGCCAGGCGCCGGCGAAGGGCGAGATATTCAAGAACCCGATGCTCGCCGAGACGCTCGAAAAGCTGGCCGCCGGCGGACGCGACGCGTTCTACAAGGGCGAATTGGCCGAGCGGATGGACGCGTTCTTTCAGCGTGATGAGGTCGGGTGTTTCCTTCGCAAGCGCGATTTCGAGGAGCACACCAGCGCGTGGGTTGAGCCGGTCAGCGTGAACTACCGGGGGTATGACGTGTGGGAGCTGCCGCCGCCGGGGCAGGGGATCGCGGCCCTGCAAATGCTGAACATCCTCGAGGGCATTGACCTAAGAACGATGGGACACAACTCGGCGGCGTATCTGCATACCCTGGTCGAAGCAAAAAAGCTGGTCTATGAGGACCGCGCCCGCTACTACTGCGACCCCGATTTCGTCAGGACGCCGGTGGCGTGGCTGTTGTCGAAGGAATACGCGGCCGAGCGGCGCAAGCTGATTGACCCGAAGCGGGCGGCGCGGGTGTACCCGGCGGGGAAGCTGGCCGACGCGGATACCAAGCTGCGCGAGAACGACACGACGTACCTGACAGTGGCCGACGGGGAGGGGAACATGATCTCGCTGATCCAGTCGAACTACCGCGGCTTCGGCAGCGGCCTTTGCCCGGACGGACTGGGATTCTGCCTGCAGGATCGCGGGGCGCTTTTCACGCTTGAAGAGGGCCACCCGAACTGCTACGAGCCGCACAAGCGCCCGTTTCACACGATCATTCCCGGCTTCGTGACGCGCGGTGGCAAGCCATGGCTGAGCTTCGGCGTGATGGGCGGCGACATGCAGCCGCAGGGTCACGTGCAGGTTTTGTGCAATCTGATCGACTTCGGGATGAGCGTGCAGGAGGCGGGGGACGCGGCCCGGTTCTATCACACGGGTTCGTCGGAGCCGACCGGGCAGAAAATGAGCGATGGCGGGACGCTGTCGCTCGAGTCGGGGGTCGATCCGCAAGTGATGCGCGACCTGTCGAAGATGGGCCACCGGCTCCGCGACGCGCTTGGAGCGTATGGCGGGTATCAGGCGATCCTGTGGGACGAGAAGAACGGCGTATACGTCGGGGCGTCGGAGTCGCGGAAGGATGGGCAGGCGGGGGGGTATTGA
- the wecB gene encoding UDP-N-acetylglucosamine 2-epimerase — protein sequence MKRILAVFGTRPEVIKLATVVHALRARPRDCRLTLCSTGQHREMLRQTLDAFDLRPDVELDLMTAGQTPTDLVGRLLLAIRPVLDELRPDVVIVQGDTATVMAASLAGFLAGSKVAHVEAGLRTGDKHAPFPEEINRRVAGAVADFHFAPTSRARQNLLNEGVTAGQIFVTGNTVVDALHWMRDHVRNRPLAPELDPGGRRLVLVTAHRRESFGEPFRQLCQALRAIAEQHDGVLLLYPVHLNPNVRQPVHEILNGCPRVRLVEPLDYATFVNVLTRAHLVLTDSGGIQEEAPALHIPVLVMREKTERPEAVAAGVVRLVGTQRDTIVNEAARLLTDPAAYAAMARGASPYGDGLAARRIAEVLLDGRAVTPEFTAG from the coding sequence ATGAAACGGATTCTCGCAGTCTTCGGGACGCGCCCGGAAGTCATCAAGCTCGCCACGGTCGTGCACGCGCTGCGCGCCCGGCCGCGCGACTGCCGCCTGACGCTCTGCTCGACCGGCCAGCACCGCGAGATGCTGCGCCAGACCCTGGACGCCTTTGACCTGCGGCCCGACGTCGAGCTGGACCTGATGACCGCTGGCCAGACGCCCACCGATCTTGTCGGGCGGCTCCTGCTGGCCATCCGCCCGGTGCTCGACGAGCTGCGGCCGGACGTGGTGATTGTGCAAGGCGACACCGCGACGGTCATGGCCGCTTCGCTGGCCGGCTTTCTGGCCGGATCCAAAGTCGCGCACGTCGAGGCCGGGCTGCGCACCGGTGACAAGCACGCGCCTTTCCCGGAAGAGATCAACCGCCGCGTGGCGGGGGCCGTGGCTGACTTTCACTTTGCGCCCACGTCGCGTGCCCGGCAGAACCTGCTCAACGAAGGGGTGACGGCCGGCCAGATTTTCGTCACCGGCAACACCGTGGTCGATGCGCTGCACTGGATGCGCGATCACGTGCGAAACCGGCCGCTCGCGCCCGAGCTCGATCCCGGCGGCCGGCGGCTGGTTCTGGTGACGGCCCATCGCCGCGAGAGTTTCGGCGAGCCGTTTCGCCAGCTTTGCCAGGCGCTGCGCGCGATCGCTGAGCAACACGACGGTGTGCTGCTGCTGTATCCGGTGCATCTGAATCCGAACGTGCGCCAGCCGGTGCATGAGATTCTGAACGGCTGCCCGCGCGTGCGGCTGGTGGAGCCGCTGGATTACGCGACGTTTGTCAACGTCCTGACGCGGGCGCACCTGGTGCTGACCGATTCCGGCGGAATCCAGGAGGAGGCCCCGGCGCTGCATATCCCGGTGCTGGTCATGCGTGAGAAGACCGAGCGGCCGGAGGCCGTGGCGGCGGGGGTCGTCAGACTGGTGGGAACGCAGCGGGACACGATCGTCAACGAGGCGGCCCGCCTGCTGACCGATCCGGCCGCGTACGCGGCGATGGCGCGCGGCGCCAGTCCCTATGGCGACGGGCTGGCGGCGCGGCGGATCGCCGAGGTCCTGCTGGACGGCCGGGCGGTGACGCCGGAGTTCACGGCGGGATAA
- a CDS encoding N(1)-aminopropylagmatine ureohydrolase: MTPDNFLGLPHDESDYASARFAVLPIPYDATTSYGVGTRDGPRAIITASQQVELYDEGLGCEPKLGGVATLDPVAPDARGPEQTLAGIFKAAKKVVADGKFLLSLGGEHSISSALVKAVKTRNKDLSVLQIDAHADLRDEYQGSPFSHASVMRRIHDLGVDAVAVGIRNYSAAEARFIRENEKLVLSPRDVRDMKNWIDVVINALSPTVYVTIDIDGFDPAYAPGTGTPEPGGLDWFQVTDLLARVSRKKNIVAADIVEVRPIPPSTVTEFLAARLAHRLMGLVSMHGK; this comes from the coding sequence ATGACCCCAGACAACTTCCTCGGCTTGCCTCACGACGAATCCGATTACGCCTCCGCGCGCTTTGCCGTCCTGCCCATCCCCTACGACGCGACGACCAGCTACGGCGTCGGCACGCGCGACGGGCCGCGGGCGATCATCACCGCGTCGCAGCAGGTCGAGCTGTACGACGAGGGGCTGGGCTGCGAGCCGAAGCTGGGCGGTGTTGCCACGCTCGACCCGGTCGCGCCCGACGCGCGCGGCCCGGAACAAACGCTCGCCGGCATTTTCAAGGCCGCGAAAAAGGTCGTCGCCGACGGAAAATTCCTGCTGAGCCTGGGCGGCGAGCACAGCATCAGCTCGGCCCTGGTGAAGGCCGTGAAGACGCGAAACAAAGACCTGTCGGTGTTGCAAATAGACGCGCACGCCGACCTGCGCGACGAATACCAGGGTTCGCCCTTCAGCCACGCCAGCGTCATGCGCCGCATTCACGACCTCGGCGTTGACGCCGTCGCCGTCGGCATCCGCAATTACTCGGCCGCCGAAGCGCGCTTCATCCGAGAAAACGAGAAGCTCGTGCTCTCGCCGCGAGACGTTCGTGACATGAAGAACTGGATCGACGTCGTGATCAACGCACTGTCGCCGACGGTCTACGTGACGATCGACATTGACGGCTTCGACCCCGCCTACGCCCCCGGCACCGGCACGCCCGAACCCGGCGGGCTGGATTGGTTCCAGGTGACGGATCTTCTGGCGCGCGTTTCTCGCAAGAAGAACATCGTCGCAGCGGACATCGTCGAGGTGCGGCCGATCCCGCCCAGCACGGTAACCGAGTTTCTGGCGGCGCGCCTCGCGCATCGGCTGATGGGACTGGTTAGCATGCACGGCAAGTAG
- a CDS encoding Cysteine dioxygenase type I: MAVKTLSLAEFLAELDEYDCRVPLDELRERMEALDLSYDDIKSFARFGRETYQRNLMHAGPGYQALILCWRAGQRSPIHDHSGSSCGVRVVKGTLTETIFDRTPEGLVFPTHTHRLHEGGVCGSQDSDMHQVSNLQPPGCDLITLHVYSPPLLKMGTYSLTDTRIGEFVDPVVGFVAGDGI; encoded by the coding sequence GTGGCGGTGAAGACGCTTTCGCTGGCGGAGTTTCTGGCTGAGCTGGACGAGTATGACTGTCGCGTGCCGCTCGACGAGTTGAGGGAGCGGATGGAGGCGCTCGACCTGTCGTACGATGACATCAAGTCCTTCGCGCGATTCGGCCGCGAGACCTACCAGCGAAATCTCATGCACGCCGGACCGGGTTATCAGGCGCTGATTCTCTGCTGGCGGGCGGGGCAGCGCAGCCCGATTCACGACCACAGCGGGTCGAGCTGCGGCGTGCGCGTCGTGAAGGGCACGCTGACCGAGACGATCTTCGACCGCACGCCGGAGGGTCTGGTTTTCCCGACGCATACGCACCGGCTTCATGAGGGCGGAGTCTGCGGGAGCCAGGACAGCGACATGCACCAGGTCTCGAACCTGCAGCCACCGGGCTGCGACCTCATCACGCTGCACGTTTACTCGCCGCCGCTGCTGAAGATGGGGACGTATTCGCTGACGGACACGCGCATCGGGGAGTTCGTCGATCCGGTGGTGGGTTTTGTTGCGGGCGACGGAATCTGA
- a CDS encoding Xylose isomerase-like TIM barrel, whose amino-acid sequence MQMLARIHAGDDPAAMAAGAAAARAAGFSDCELMVARPLQSLPRLDVRPISLLLDPDPLVRGADDVLVGIAALLDSATRCGVQCLTLPAGLPAGLADDEPPVSYESAFQSVFRTLDQAKHVAAACSVRIALAVPHARFLLSPLEAADLIDAVNSPHVGLCVVTAAAQRIGSATDWLRIAGGRLFLVDMIETANQDSLIAALRSLRYDGPVVVHCAG is encoded by the coding sequence ATGCAGATGCTTGCGCGAATCCACGCCGGCGATGATCCGGCCGCGATGGCGGCCGGCGCCGCCGCGGCGCGCGCCGCCGGATTCTCCGATTGCGAGCTTATGGTTGCGCGTCCGCTTCAGTCGCTGCCGCGGCTGGACGTACGTCCGATCTCGCTCTTGCTGGACCCTGATCCGCTGGTCCGCGGCGCCGACGACGTGCTGGTCGGAATCGCCGCCCTGCTCGATTCGGCGACGCGCTGCGGCGTTCAATGCCTGACGTTGCCCGCCGGCCTGCCCGCCGGACTCGCCGACGACGAGCCGCCGGTCTCGTATGAATCCGCATTTCAGAGCGTTTTTCGGACGCTTGATCAGGCTAAGCACGTGGCGGCGGCCTGCAGCGTTCGCATCGCCCTGGCCGTTCCGCACGCGCGGTTTCTGCTCTCGCCGCTCGAAGCCGCCGACCTGATCGACGCCGTCAATTCGCCGCACGTCGGTTTGTGCGTCGTCACGGCAGCAGCGCAGCGCATCGGCTCCGCCACGGACTGGTTGCGGATCGCCGGCGGCCGGCTGTTCCTGGTGGACATGATTGAGACGGCGAATCAGGATTCGCTCATCGCGGCGCTCCGGTCGCTCCGTTACGATGGCCCAGTAGTGGTCCACTGCGCCGGGTAG
- the prmC gene encoding Release factor glutamine methyltransferase gives MAAQNAQDAPWTVARLLAWTREHFERQQIESPRLCAEILLAHALGCPRIQLFTQYERVPDANALAGFREHVKAAAGGTPVAYLVGSKEFFSLPLKVGPDVLIPRPETEILVERAIALVRKGEAPAAPAILDVGTGSGCIAIALARHLREARLIAVDISAAALRVAAENAVRHEVNSRVEFVLGDCFDHWTPADPQRPTRFDIIVSNPPYIAQNIAATLPRNVRDFEPHAALFGGVDGLEVIRRLIVAAPQHLRCGGHLLMEVAYDQAEAVRGLLPAASWHGVETFKDGGGHPRVVHAVRCALEQAEVA, from the coding sequence ATGGCGGCTCAGAATGCGCAGGATGCGCCTTGGACGGTCGCGCGGCTGCTGGCCTGGACGCGCGAGCATTTCGAACGGCAGCAGATTGAGTCGCCGCGTCTTTGCGCGGAGATCCTGCTGGCGCATGCCCTGGGTTGCCCGCGCATTCAGCTCTTTACACAGTACGAGCGCGTGCCGGACGCGAACGCTCTGGCCGGTTTTCGCGAGCATGTGAAGGCCGCCGCGGGCGGAACGCCGGTCGCCTACCTCGTCGGATCAAAGGAGTTCTTCTCGCTGCCACTCAAGGTGGGTCCGGACGTCCTCATCCCGCGCCCGGAAACCGAGATCCTCGTCGAGCGGGCCATCGCGCTGGTCCGAAAGGGCGAAGCGCCGGCGGCGCCGGCGATCCTGGATGTTGGAACCGGCAGCGGCTGTATCGCGATCGCTCTCGCCCGCCACCTGCGCGAGGCGCGCCTCATCGCGGTGGATATTTCGGCGGCGGCCCTGCGCGTCGCCGCCGAAAACGCCGTCCGGCATGAGGTGAATTCGCGCGTCGAGTTCGTGCTGGGAGACTGTTTTGACCACTGGACTCCCGCCGATCCGCAGCGGCCGACGCGATTCGACATCATCGTCTCCAATCCCCCTTACATCGCCCAGAACATCGCCGCCACGCTGCCCCGGAACGTCCGTGATTTCGAGCCGCACGCGGCCCTTTTCGGCGGCGTCGATGGCCTGGAGGTCATTCGTCGGCTGATCGTCGCCGCGCCGCAGCACCTGCGCTGCGGCGGACACTTGCTTATGGAAGTGGCATACGACCAGGCCGAGGCCGTGCGCGGGCTGCTTCCCGCGGCCAGTTGGCACGGCGTTGAGACATTCAAGGATGGCGGCGGGCATCCGCGCGTTGTGCACGCCGTGCGATGTGCGCTTGAGCAGGCGGAGGTCGCGTAG
- a CDS encoding pyruvoyl-dependent arginine decarboxylase has product MINGMVPTQVFFTHGHGKHRHNLESFEAALRDAGIAQCNLVKVSSIFPPGCKIISRDKGLRKLVPGQITFCVMAEARTDEPNRLVSAGIGLAVPAKGEQFGYISEHHGYGLTEKKTADFVEDMAASMLATTLGIEFDANTGYDSRREIYRMSGQIVSTRAVVQTAEGDKNGLWTTVVAAAVFHFD; this is encoded by the coding sequence ATGATCAATGGCATGGTCCCCACGCAGGTCTTCTTCACCCACGGTCACGGAAAACACAGGCATAACCTTGAATCGTTCGAAGCCGCACTGCGCGACGCCGGCATCGCGCAGTGCAACCTGGTGAAGGTTTCGAGCATTTTTCCGCCGGGGTGCAAGATCATCTCGCGCGACAAGGGGCTGCGGAAGCTCGTGCCCGGGCAGATCACGTTCTGCGTCATGGCCGAGGCGCGCACCGACGAACCCAACCGCCTGGTCTCGGCCGGCATCGGCCTGGCCGTCCCCGCCAAGGGCGAGCAGTTCGGCTACATCTCCGAGCATCACGGCTACGGGCTGACCGAAAAGAAGACGGCCGACTTCGTGGAAGACATGGCGGCGTCCATGTTGGCGACGACGCTGGGCATCGAGTTCGACGCCAACACCGGCTACGACTCGCGCCGCGAGATCTACCGCATGAGCGGCCAGATCGTCTCGACCCGCGCCGTCGTGCAGACCGCCGAGGGCGACAAGAACGGACTGTGGACGACGGTGGTGGCGGCGGCGGTGTTCCACTTTGATTGA
- the yitJ gene encoding Bifunctional homocysteine S-methyltransferase/5,10-methylenetetrahydrofolate reductase, translating to MKFDPSALLSACHVADGAWFTELQARGLGAGVPAVELANLAYPLKVVELAYTYLESGAQFLSTNTFAANRVVLKQRGITASVEEINSAAVRIAREVAGPRNVPVLGVLGPSGKILAVREIGEQELADVFVDQARVLAAGGADALLFETFSEIAELVLAVKAVKEQTGLPVIASMSFDSGPQYTRTVMGTQAGAAAEALEQAGADVIGCNCGAGIAWALPAVVALRAATARPVWCKPSAGLPDLEEGHAVYQFPVDDFVSDIGELLDAGANVVGGCCGAGPDHIRRVAALVENRNRRRKPVARSAT from the coding sequence GTGAAGTTCGATCCATCAGCGCTGCTGAGCGCCTGCCACGTCGCGGACGGGGCGTGGTTCACCGAGCTCCAGGCGCGCGGCCTTGGCGCCGGAGTCCCCGCGGTCGAGCTTGCGAACCTGGCGTACCCGCTCAAAGTCGTCGAGCTGGCGTACACCTACCTGGAATCCGGGGCGCAGTTCCTTTCGACCAATACGTTCGCCGCCAACCGCGTGGTGCTGAAGCAGCGCGGCATCACGGCGAGCGTCGAGGAAATCAACTCGGCCGCTGTCCGCATCGCGCGCGAGGTGGCCGGCCCGCGGAACGTGCCCGTGCTGGGCGTGCTCGGGCCCAGCGGCAAGATCCTGGCCGTTCGCGAAATCGGCGAGCAGGAGCTGGCGGACGTGTTTGTGGATCAGGCGCGTGTCCTGGCGGCCGGGGGAGCGGATGCGCTGCTGTTCGAGACGTTTTCCGAGATCGCCGAGCTCGTGCTGGCGGTGAAAGCGGTCAAGGAGCAGACCGGTCTGCCAGTGATCGCGAGCATGTCGTTCGATTCCGGGCCGCAGTACACGCGCACCGTGATGGGAACGCAGGCCGGCGCCGCCGCGGAGGCGCTGGAGCAGGCCGGGGCGGATGTGATCGGCTGCAACTGCGGCGCGGGCATCGCGTGGGCGTTGCCGGCGGTCGTGGCGCTGCGCGCGGCGACCGCGCGGCCGGTCTGGTGCAAGCCATCGGCGGGCCTGCCGGACCTGGAGGAGGGTCACGCCGTCTATCAATTTCCGGTTGACGATTTTGTGAGCGATATCGGCGAGCTGCTGGACGCCGGGGCGAACGTCGTCGGCGGCTGCTGCGGTGCGGGGCCGGACCACATTCGCCGCGTTGCAGCCCTGGTTGAGAATCGCAATCGTCGCCGCAAGCCGGTCGCGAGGAGCGCGACGTAG